The genomic window AGGTGCACTTTGGCGGATACGAGCTTCGACATCGTGGTCATCGGCGCGGGCCCCGGCGGGTACGTCGCCGCCATCAAGGCCGCGCAGCTTGGCTACAAGACCGCGTGCGTGGAGGAAGACGCGCTCGGCGGCATCTGCCTCAACTGGGGGTGCATCCCCACCAAGGCGCTGCTGGAGAGCGCGGCCATGATCACGCACCTGGGGCACGCCCAGGAGTTCGGCGTCACCGTCGGCGAGATCAAGACCGACCTCGCGCAGGCCGTCAAGCGCTCGCGCCAGGTGAGCGAACGGCTGGTGAAGGGGATCGGCTTCCTCTTCAAGAAGAACAAGATCACCCACCTCCCCGGCCGCGGGCGCCTCGCCGGCGGCGGGAAGGTGGAGGTGACGGCCAAGGACGGGTCGAAGTCCACCGTCGCGGCCAAGCACATCATCATCGCCACCGGCAGCAAGCCGCGCGACCTGCCGTTCCTGCGCATCGACCACGACCGCGTGTGGGACTCCACCGACGCCATGATCCCGCAGTCGCCACCCAAGACGCTGGCGGTGATCGGCGCGGGGGCCATCGGAATGGAGTTCGCGGACGTGCACAGCGCCTTCGGCACGCAGATCACCATCATCGAGGCCGCCGACCGCGTGCTGCCGCTGGAGGACAAGGACGTCTCCGCCGTGGTGGAGAAGGCGTACCGCAAGCGCGGGATGACGATCCTGACCGGCGCCAAGCTGGAAAAGGCGGACATCGGCAAGGACGGCGTGACGCTCACCGTGAAGACGGCCAAGGGCGAGACGCAGACGATCCAGGCGGAGCGCGTCCTTTCAGCCATCGGCCGCGTGCCGCTGACCGAGGACATCGGGCTGGAGAAGGCGGGGGTGAAGCTCACCGACCGCGGCTTCATCGAGGTGGACCGCCAGCTGCGCACGAACGTGGAGGGGATCTACGCGATCGGCGACGTGGCGGGGCCGCCGCTGCTGGCGCACAAGGGCTCTCACGAAGGCGTGGCGTGCGTGGAGGCGATCCACGGCGACAAGCACGCGGGGATCGACTACTCCAACATCCCCAACTGCACCTACTGCCACCCCGAGGTCGCGTCGGTCGGCCTCACCGAGGCACAGGCGCGTGAGAAGGGGCACGACGTGGAGATCGGCTCCTTCCCCTGGAGCGCCAACGGCCGCGCCCTCACGGCCGGCGACTCGGAAGGGTTCGTCAAGGTGATCCGCGACAAGAAGTACGGCGAGATCCTGGGCGCGCACCTGGTGGGCCCGCACGCCACTGAGCTGATCGCCGAGTTCGTCGTCGGGCGGCACCTGGAGGCCACCATGGAGGAGATGGACCGCGCGATGCACCCGCACCCCACGCTCTCCGAGGCGGTGGCGGAGGCGGCGCTGGCGTCGATGGGGCACGCGCTGCACATCTAGCGGGAGGCCGGTACGATGGGATGGAGGCGCGGGGCAGCGGATGCTCTCCGCGCCTCTTTGCTTAGGTGGATCGCGGCCGCAGCCGGGGGATAAATCCCCCGGCTGGAACCACGCGAAGACGGCTGAAGCCGTCTCGAGTGGCCTGCGTGGTGTGTTCGTTTTGCGGAGTGTGTCGTCCTAGCTGTTGTGCGGGCTTCGCTCGCCCGGGGCCGCGGGGGGTGAGAAGTTTTTCTTTGTCTTTCCTCTGTGTCTCTGTGTCTCTGTGTGAGATTGCTGTTTTCCGTCCTCCCGAGCCTGTCCATGATGCCCAGTCTCCGCCGTCTTCTCGCCGCCGCCGTGGTCGCCGCGGCCATGTTCGCGCCCTCGCAGGGGGATGCGCAGCGGGTCGTGCGCGTTCCGCCGCTGTATCCCACGTCGCCGCCACGGGTGATCGGGCTGGGGACCGTGGATACGACGGGGCTCCAGTTCCGCGTGTCGCAGGGGCGGGTGCTGGGGACGGCGGCGCTCCCCGCCACGCAAGGAGAGAGGATCAGCGCGCTGGAGGCGGCGCGCGTGCTGGCGCGCGCACGGCCGCTGGCGCCCGATTCGGCGGCGCGCGACAGCTTCCACTTCCCCGCGCAGACGATGCCCGCGCCGCGAGCCGGGGCCACCGTGGTCACCGGCTTCCCGTCGCGCGACACGGCGGGGTCGGTGCCGGTGCCGCGGATGGGGACGGGGGCGCTGACGGTCACGCGGCGCGCGCCGGAAGGAGAGGTGCCGCTGGGCGCGGAGGTGACGATCGCCTTTTCGCAGCCGATGGTGCCGCTCTCGTCCGTCGGCAACGTGGAGGCGCGGGCGGTGCCGGCGCGGCTTTCTCCGCAGGCGCCGGGGCGGTGGCAGTGGATCGACGTGAGGACGCTGCGCTTCGAGCCGCAGGGGCGCCTCCCGATGGCGACGGAGTTCACGGTGGAGATCCCCGCCGGCACCACGTCGGCCACGGGCGGGCGGCTGGCGGAGGCGGTGCGCTGGACCTTCGCCACCCCCGCGCCCCGGGCCACGGGCGGGTGGCCGTACGGCGGCGCGACGGGATTGCGGCCCGTGATCGTCGCCCGCTTCGACCAGAACGTGAACCCCGCGGCCGTCCTCGCAAGCGTCGTGGTGCAGGCCGGCGGCGCGCGCGTGCCCGTGCGCATGGCCACGGCATCGGAGGTGGAGGCGGACGCGGATGCGCAGGCGCGCGTGCGCGGGCTGGAGGCGGGGCGCTGGATCGCCTTCCGCCCGGTCAACCCGCTGCCCAACAACGTTGAGGTCACGGTCACGATCGCGCCCGGCACTCCATCGGCCGAGGGGCCGCGGCGCACGGTGGACACCCAGGTGTGGAGCTTCCGCACCTTTGGGCCGTTCCGCTTCGTGCGCGGCAACTGCGGCTACGGAGGCCTGTGCCGCCCGGGGATGCCGTTCGTCCTCGAGTTCTCCAACCCGCTGGCCGACTCCCTCTTCGACGCATCGCTCGTGCGCGTGGAGCCCGCCATCGAGGGGATGCGCATCGCCCCGCAGGGCAACTCGCTGATGATCATGGGGCGGACGCGGCCCAACACGCGCTACACCGTGCGGGTGGACGCGGGGCTGCGCGACAGGTTCGGGCAGCGGCTCGCGGGGCCGGCCACGGCGTCGTTCCAGGTGGGCGCGCCGGTGGCCCAGCTCTGGTCCGCGAACAACATGGTGGTGCTGGATCCGCAGGGGCCGCGCTCCGTCTCCGTGTTCGCGCGGGGGCACCAGCGGCTGCGCGTGCGGGTGCTCCGCGTGGCGCCCGAGGACTGGCTCACCTTCGGCCAGAGGGGCGGGCGTGAGCGCGGAGAGCCGATGCGGCTCCCCGGCCGCGAGGTCTCCAGCCGGCTCGTGCAGCCGGGCGGCCAGCCCGGCGACACGCGCGAGGTGGCGGTGGACCTGACGCCCGCGCTGGACGGCGGGCTGGGGCAGGTGGTGGTGGCGGTGGAGGCGGTCGAGGGCGCCACGGCGGGGGAGCGCAACCAGGGCGTGTATCTGTGGGTGCAGGCCACGCGCATCGGCCTCACCGCGTTCGGCGACATGACCGACCTGACGGCGTGGACGAGCTCGCTGGTGGACGGGCGCCCGCTCCCGGGCGTGGAGGTGAGGCTGCATCCCGCCGGCGCCGCGGCCACCACCGGCGCGGACGGGCTGGCGACGATGGGGCTTCCGTCCGGGACGGAGCGCTCGCTCATCGTGGCGCGGTCGGGGGGCGACGTCGCGATCCTGGCGCCGGGGATGGGCAACGCGGGGTGGGTGCACCTGGGGCGCCAGCCGGAGCAGGCGCATACCGCGTGGTACACCTTCACCGACCGCAACCTGTACCGCCCCGGCGAGACGGTGCGCTTCAAGGGGTGGGCGCGGCGGATGTCGTTCGGAAAGGACGGCGCCCTCACGCTTCCCGGCCGCGGCGCCGTGGACTACCTGGTGCGCGACTCGCGCGGCAACGAGATCGGCAAGGGGACGGCGCAGCTCACGGAGCTGGGCGGCTTCGACGCGTCGTTCGTGGTGCCGCAGGGGGCCAACCTGGGCCACGCATCCATCCAGGTGAGCCTGGCCGGGTCGCCGAACGATTCGCACGGCTTCTCCTTCCTGATGCAGGAGTTCCGCAGGCCCGAGTACGAGGTCTCCGTCACGGCCGACGAGGGCCCGCACTTCGTGGGCGGCGGAGCGGAGGTGGTGGCGCGCGCGTCGTACTTCAGCGGCGGCGGCCTTCCCGGCGCACCGGTGGAGTGGCGGGTGACGGCGGCGCCCGGCTTCTTCTCCCCGCCGGGGTGGGACGAGTGGAGCTTCGGCCCCACGCGCCCCTGGTGGTGGTGGATGGATGGCGACGATGACGGCGAGGAGGACGAGACTTTCAGCGGCGTCACCGACGCGTCGGGGGCGCACGCGATCCGGCTGGACTTCGACCGCGCCGTTCCCCCGCGCCCCTTCCAGGTGACGGCGTACGCCACCGTCACCGACGTCAACCGGCAGACGTGGACCTCCAGCGCGTCGCTCCTGGTGCACCCGTCCGCGGTGTACCTGGGGATGAGGACGCCCCGCTCGTGGCTCGAAGCGGGCGACACGATGGAGCTGGAGATGATCGCGGTGGGGCTGGACGGGAAGCCGGTCACCGGCCGCACCATCGACGTGCGCATCCGCCGCAACGAATGGCGCTTCGACGACGGGCGCTGGCGCGAGGTGGAGGCGGGGAGTGAGGCGTGCTCCCGCGTCTCCGGCACGACGCCGGTGCGCTGCACCTTTCGCGTCGTCGGCGGCGACTACCGCATCGAGGGGGTGACCACCGACGCGCAGGGCCGCCGCACCTTCACCACGCTGCGCATGTGGGTGGCGGGCCCCGGCGTGCGCTTCCCCGGCCGCGGCGAGGAGAACGAGGCGCGGCGGGTGGAGATGATCCCGGACAGGGAGCGCTACGCCGTGGGCGACACGGCGCGCATCCTCCTGCGCCTCCCCTTCCAGCCGGCGCGCGGGGTGGTGACGATCGGGCGGAACGGGATCGTGAGGACGGAGCCGCTCGCCACCGAGGGGGCCACGCACACGCTGCGCATCCCCATCACCGAGGCGGACGTGCCGAACGTGTGGGTGCAGGTGGACGTGACCGGCGCGACCTCCGGCGGCACTGAGGAGCTTCCGACGGCGCGCGGCGTGGACATGGCGGCGGGCACGGTGATGCTGCGCGTGCCGCCGCTCACCCGCACGCTCACCGTGCGCGCAGTGCCGTCCGACAGCACCATGCTGCCGGACGCGGAGGGCTCCGTTGAGGTGGAGGTCCGCGACGCGGGCGGGCGTCCCGTCGCGGGCGCCGAGGTGGCGGTGGTGGTGGTGGACGAGGCGGTGCTCGCGCTGAGCGGCTATCGCATCCCCGATCCGCTCGCGCTCTTCTACCCGGAGCGCGCGCCGGGGATCAACACGCTGCACCTGCGGCCGCTGGTCCGCGTAGTTGCGCCCGACTTCGCGCCGGCGCCGGGTACGCTGGTGGGGCGTGTGGTCAACGTGCAGACCGGGGAGCCGGTGGGCGGCACGCGGGTGTCGGTGCAGGGCTCCGGCCTCTCTGCCGTGGCCGATGCGCAGGGCCGTTTCCGCATCCGCGGCGTGCCGCAGGGGACGCTGACCTTGATCACGATGCAGGAGGGCTACGACGGCGCCAGCCAGACCGTACGCGTCGGCACGGACGCGACTGCGCCGCTGGTGCTCTACCTCGTCTCCGAGCAGGTGCGGCGGGAAGAGGCGATGGCGGACAGGGCGGGGAACGGAGTGGTGTACGAAAGACTGACCGCCACCGGCGCGGCCGCCAGCGCGCCGATGCCGGTGTCCGCTCCGCCCCCGCCGCCGCCTCCTCCTCCTGTGGAAGCGCCGATGTTGCAGGGGCGCGCGACCGGCATCATGCTCCGCGGGCTATCCCCGGGGAAGCCGACGACCATCGCCGTCCGCACCAATTTCGACCCGCTGGCCGTGTGGATGGCCGCCGTGCGCACAGACGCGCAGGGGCGGGTGCGGGTGCCGTTCAAGATTCCGTCGAACCTGACGCGCTACCGGGTGACGGCGGTCGCGGTGGAGGGCGCCACGCGCTTCGGGCTGGGCGAAAGCGCCATCACCGCGCGCCAGCCGCTGATGGTGAGGCCGTCGCCGCCGCGCTTCCTCAACTTCGGCGATCGCTTCGAGCTTCCCGTCGTGCTCCAGAACACCACGGGTGCGCCGATGGTGGTGCAGGTGGCGGCGCGCGCCGTGGGGGTGAGCTTCACCGATCCGGGCCGGCGCGTCACCATCCCGGCACGCGACCGGGTGGAGGTGCGCCTGGCCGCGGAGGCCGTGCAGGCCGGGCAGGCGCGCTTCCAGGTGGTGGCCGCCGGGGCGGACGGCGCGACAGACGCGGCGGAGTTCTCGCTCCCCGTCTACACCCCGGCCACGGCCGAGGCGTTCGCCACCTACGGCAACCTGGCCCAGGGCGCGGCCACCCTGCCGCTCGACGTGCCGATGGACGTCATCCCGTCGTTCGGCGGGCTGGAGGTGACCACTTCGTCCACTGCGCTGAGCGAGCTGACGGACGCCTTCCTCTACCTGGTGAGCTACCGCTACGAAGGGACGGAGCAGATCGCGTCGCGGATGATCGCCGTGGCGGCCCTGCGCGACGTGCTGGGCGCCGTCAACGCGGAGGGGCTGCCCTCGGCGGACTCGCTGCGCGCCTCGGTCGCGTCGGACGTGCGGCTGCTGGCGGCGCGCCAGAACGGCGACGGCGGGTTCGCTTGGTGGCAGCGCGGGCGCGAGTCGGCGCCGTACGCCAGCATCCACGCCGCGCACGCCCTGCAGCGGGTGCGCGAGGCCGGCTACGACGTGCCGGCGGAAGTCTTCAACCGCGCGCGCAGCTACCTGCGCGCCATCCCCGGCAACCTGCCGCGGGCGTACCCCGCGGACGCACGCCGCGCGCTGCACGCCTACGCCCTCTACACCCGCCGCCGCATGGGCGACGACGTGTCGGGCGACGTGCGCAGGCTGGTGACCGAGGCGGGCGGGGTGAACCAGCTCCAGCTGGAGACGGCCGGGTGGCTCCTCTCGGCGACGGCGGGGGAGCGCGGGCCGGCGGCGGTGCGCGACTCGCTGCTGACCCTGGTGAACAACCGCGCCACGGAGACGGCCACGACGGCCACCTTCGCCACGCGCTACACGGAGGGCGAGTACCTGCTGCTCCACTCGTCGCGGCGCACGGACGCGGTGGTGCTGGAAGGGCTGCTGGCCGCCGATCCACGCAACGAGCTGGTGGCCAAGACGGTGCGCGGGCTGCTGGGCAACCGCGTGCGCGGACGCTGGAGCAACACGCAGGAGAACGCGTGGGTGCTGCTGGCGGTGCAGCGCTACTTCCGCGAGTACGAGGCGCAGACTCCCGACTTCGTCGCCCGCGTCTGGCTGGGCGACCGGCTGGCGGGGAGCGCGCCCTTCCGCGGCCGCTCCGCTACGCGCGCGCAGACGGAGATCCCGATGCGCGTGCTCCAGCAGCTCCGCCCCCCGTCGCTGACCGTTGGGATGGAGGGGACGGGACGGCTTTACTACCGCGCCGGCCTCCGCTACGCCCCGCAAGACCTGGTACTCACGCCGATGCAGCGCGGCTTCGCGGTGGAGCGCACCTACGAGGCCGTGGACAGCGCGGGCGACGTTTCGCGCGGCGAGGACGGGATCTGGCGGGTGCGCGCGGGCGCGCGGATCCGCGTGACGGTCACGATGACGGCCCCGTCGCGCCGGCTGCACGTGGCGCTGGTCGATCCGCTCCCGGCCGGGTGGGAGCCGGTGAACAACGAGCTGCTCGGCGCCCAGCCGCAGGGCCGCGGCGATGAGGGCCCGGTGCGGCCGATGGGTCCGGTGGAGCGCGCGCTGATGACGGGCCGTGGCTACTGGGGCGGGAGCTGGTGGGAGCACCAGAACCTGCGCGACGATCGGGCGGAGGCGTTCACGTCGCTGCTGCCGGCGGGGGTGTACACCTACACGTACGTGGCTCGCGCCACCACCCCGGGCCTGTTCATCGTCCCGCCCCCGCGCGCCGAGGAGATGTACTCGCCGGAGACGTTCGGGCGCGGGGGGACGGACCGGGTGATCGTGCGGTAGGGCGCGGGGCCCCTCCCCCGCTCGTCACCTCGCTGCCCCTCCCCCAACCCCGGGGGAGGGGCGGTTGGCGTGTATGGGTGCCGGTTGCGGGGGTCGGCGCACCGGTGGGCACGGGCAGCCACGTGGGGCGGCCCCTACGGGGATCGGTGTACGGAGTCGGAATCCCGGTGGGGGCGAGGGTGGGCAGACACGCAGGTCTGCCCCTACGGGATCTCGTGTGCGGGGACGGGCGGCGGAGCGGCGCCGGGCACGGGCGCGATGAATCGCGCCCCTACCAGATCTGCGCAGCGCACACGTTGTTCTCCCCCTCACCCGCCCTGCGCCCCCGCAGGCGGGGGAGGGGGCCGGGGGGGAGGGGGCCCTCCGCGCGGCGCAAACCCCGGTCGAAGCACACCCGAGCCCCCTCTCTCGATAACGGCGAGGGCGGAGCCCTCTCCTGTTATCGGGAGAGGGGGCAGCGAGGAACGAGCGGGGGTGAGGGCCCCCGGCGCGCCCCTTGCCACCACGAATCGGCGGGGAACCGTGTACCGCGTTCGAAGGGGGTGAGGACGTGCAGAACGACGCGCAGAGCAGCGCCGGCAGGCTCAAGCGGCTGGATGGGCTGGCGTACCTGCTGGACAACTCCATCCCCATCCCCGGAACCGGGGCGCGGGTGGGGATCGACGCGCTGATCGGCCTCGTCCCCGGCATCGGCGACGTGGCGGGGACGGCGATGTCCGCCTACATCGTGATGCAGGCGGCACGGATGGGCGCGCCCGCGTCCGTCGTCGCACGGATGGTGCTCAACGTGGGCGTCGAGACCGTCGTCGGCACCATTCCATTTCTGGGCGACCTGTTCGACGCGGGGTGGAAGGCCAACGCGCGCAACATCAAGCTGCTGCGCGCCGTGGTGGACCAGCCCGGCGTGGCGCGCAGGTCGAGCCGCGCGGTGGTGTTCGGCACCGGGCTGGCGCTGCTGCTCATCCTGGTCGCGATCGGGGTGGTGGCGTTCGCGGTGGTGCGCGCGATGTGGTACTGGCTGACGGGCCCCGGCGGACCCGGACTGGTGTGATGCACGGAGGGCCCCACGTCGCCGCGGGGCCCTCCGTTCGTGCACGTGCGGCTCAGAAGTCGCGCGAGCTGGCTTCGGCGGAGGTGCCGGTGGTGCCGCTGGGGTCCTGGCCCAGCACGATGCCGCCGTTCTCGGTGCGGCCCGGGGCAGGCTGCTCGCCCTCGGCGCCGGCGGCCGCGAAGCCGCTGGCGTCGCCGTAGCTGCCGTCTTGCGGATCGGGGGCGGTGCGGGCCTGGCGCTCGCCGCGCTCCACTTCGTTGCCGCCGACGTCCGAGCCGGCGCCGGCCATCCCTTCGCGGCTCACCATGTCGTCCTGGTCCGCGAGGCGCTCGCCCTCGCTGCGGCCGCCGGTGGAGTCGTCCATCTGGCGCTCGGCCATGCCGGGGTTGCTGCTTTCGTTGTTGCGGTCCATGTGTCCTCGCTTGCGTGTGCGGGTCGCTGACTGGACCGGGGTCGGCTGGCAATTCGCATTCCCGCAGGGGGGCTCACGCGGAGGCGCGGAGACGCGGAAGAGAACTGGCAGAGGAAGAAGATGAGCTCGATCGAGATACGGGCGGCGGGGGTGGAGGACGTGCCGCTGATCCTCCACTTCATCCGGCGGTTGGCGGAGTACGAGCGGCTGGCGCACGAGGTGGTCGCGACCGAGGAGGGGCTGCGCGAGGGGCTCTTTGGCGCGCGGCCGGGGGCGGAGGTGGTGATCGCGGAGTGGGAGGGGACGCCGGCGGGGTTCGCGCTCTTCTTCCACAACTTCTCCACCTTTCTGGGCCGGCCCGGCTTGTACCTGGAGGACCTGTTCGTGGAGCCGGAGCACCGCGGGCGTGGGATCGGGAGGGCGCTGCTGGCCCACCTGGCGCGGCTCGCCGTGGAGCGCGGGTGCGGAAGGCTGGAGTGGTGGGTGCTCGACTGGAACGAGGACGCCATCCGCTTCTACCGCTCCCTGGGCGCGGTGTCCATGGACGACTGGACCGTGTACCGCGTGACCGGCGACCCCCTGCGTACGCTGGCGGAGCGGTAGGAAGCGCGGAGGAAGCCACAGAGAAAGCTTTTCTGTCCGCGCGGTCAGCCGGCCCCGGATTGGCATCCGGGGCCGATCCGGTGTATCTATATACTCTGGCAACCGATAGCTGACCCCGAAACGAGCATCGACCCGTGGCAGTGGACACCAGCGAGTGGAAGGCGCGCGCACGAGCCGGCTGGCAGCGGCTGCGTTTGGCGTGGCGCAACCGGCAGGAGCGCAAGATCGTCATCGGCCTGGGGCTGGTGACGATGGCGTCGTGCGGCACCGGCGGCGTGGTGGCCGCATGGACGCGCGCCTGCACCGGCACCTGCCCCAGCGCGGACCAGGTGGCCGACTTCGCGCCGCGCCAGGCGAGCCAGGTGCTCGACTCGCGCGGCGCACCGCTGGGTACGTTCTACCGCGAGCGGCGCACCGTCGTGCCGATCAAGTCGCTCCCGCGCTACGTGCCGCTGGCGTTCGTCTCCATCGAGGACGCGCGCTTCTACCACCACGAGGGGGTGGACCCCATGCGCGTGGTGGGGGCGATCCGCGACAACGTCCTGGGCGGCTTCGGGGCCACGGGCGGAAGCACCATCACCATGCAGCTCGCCCGCAACCTCTTTCCCCAGCAGCTGCCGGCGGGCGAGAAGAGCATGCGGCGCAAGATCGCCGAGGCCAAGCTGGCGCTGGAGATGGAGCGGAAGCTCTCCAAGGACCGCATCCTGGAGCTGTACCTCAACCACATCTACCTGGGAGCGGGGGCGTACGGCATAGAGGCGGCGGCGCGCACCTACTTCGGCAAGCCGGCGGCGAAGCTCACCCTGCTGGAGGCGGCCACGCTGGCCGGGCTTCCGCAGGCGCCCAGCGCGTACAACCCGCGCGAGCACCCCCAGCGCGCGGAGAAGCGGCGCAACCGCGTGCTGGAGATGATGAGGCAGGAGGGTGTCATCACCGCCGCGCTCGCCGCCGAGCTCCAGCGGCACCCGGTGACGGTGGCGCCCCCCACCAACGCCATCCGCTCGCCGTACTTCGTGGAGGCGGTGCGGCGCGAGCTGGAGCCGCGCTTCGGCGAGCTGCTGTACACGGGCGGGCTGCGCATCTACACCGCGCTCGACCCCGTGCTGCAGGAGACGGCGGAGCAGTCGCTGGAGGCGCAGCTCAAGGCGATCGAGGCGGGGACGTACGGCGGGTACGCGCACCCCACCTACGAGCGCTTTACGGCGGGGCTCAAGCCGGACCAGGCGGTGCGCCACACGCCGTACCTGCAGGGGGTGGCGGTGGTGATGGACCCCAACACCGGCGCCGTGATGGCGATGGTGGGCGGGCGCGACTTCAAGCAGTCGCAGTTCAACCGCGCCATCCAGGCGCTCCGCCAGCCGGGCTCCGTCTTCAAGCCCTTCGTCTACGCCGCCGACCTGGAGCGGGGGCGCTCGCCCCTCTTCGCCGTGTCTGACGGGCCGCTGACGGTGGGCACCTGGAGCCCCAAGAACTACGACGGGCGCTACGGCGGATACATGACGCTGCGCTCCGCCCTGCGCAACTCGCGCAATCTGGCCACCATCCGGGTGGGGCGCGACGCGGGCTTCGAGCGGGTCAAGGACCTGGCGCGGCGCGCGGGGATCAGCACGCCCATCCCCGGCTTCCCGTCGGTGTACATCGGCGCGGCGGCGGTGTACCCCATCGACCTCATCTCCGCGTACGCCGCGTTCGGCAACGGCGGCTACCGCGTGGAGCCGCGCTACGTCACCCGCGTGGAAGACCACCAGGGGAAGCTCCTCTGGCAGCCCCCCGCGCCCACGCGCCGCACGGTGGACCCGGCGGTGGGGTGGATCATCACCGACATGATGCGCGAGGTGGTGGACCGCGGCACCGGCTACGGCGTGCGCGACCCCGAGGTCGGGGGGATCTCGTACGACATCCCCATCGCCGGAAAGACGGGGACGACCAACTCCGCAACAGACGTGTGGTTCGTGGGGTACACCCCCGAGCTGCTGACCGGCGTCTGGCTGGGGCTGGACAATCCGCAGACGATCCTCACCGGGAGCGGGGGCACGGGGGGAACGCTGGCGGTGCCGGTGTGGGCGCGGATTATGCGAAAAGCGTACGAAACACGCCGCCCACCTCCGGAATGGCCCCGCCCGCGCAGCGTGGTGGCGCGCCGGGTGAGCGGCGGGCGCGTGCTTACGGCGGACTGCCCCTACGGCGGCGGAACCATCGACTACTTCGCTGCCCGGTACGCACCCCCGGCGAGCTGCGAGGCGCCCGCGGTGCGCACCGAGACCTTTGTCGATCCGACGCCGGAGCTTCCCGGCCGTCCCGTCTTCCCCGGCCAGCCACGCGTGCCGCGGCCGGAAGACTTCATCAAGCCCCAGCCCGCGCAGCCGGAGAAGCGTCCATGAGCTGAGCCGCGGCCGGCGGGGAACCCGAGACGAGAATGAACCCGAAGCTCAAGATCGCGCTCCTCGCCATCCTCGCAATCTCCGTGGTCGGCTTCGGCTGGCTCTGGTTTGCGCCCTGCGGCATGGGCGGCTGCGCACCCGTCAGCGAGCTGGAGCAGTGCCAGGCCGAGGGCTCCGAGCTGCTGGACGCGGACGGCAAGCCCTTCGGCAACCTCTCCAGCGCCAACCGGCGCGTCGTCCCCATCGACTCGGTTCCCGAGTACCTTCCGCAGGCCTTCGTCGCCATCGAGGACCGGCGCTTCTACGACCACGGCGGCGTGGACTGGAAGCGCTTCGGCGGCGCGCTCTTCGCCAACGTCAAGCGCGGCGGCGTGTCGGAGGGCGGCAGCACCATCACCATGCAGCTCGCGCGCAACCTCTTTCCCAAGGCGCTTCCGTACACCGAGCGCTCCATCCGCCGCAAGGTGATGGAGATCCGCGTGGCGCGGCAGATCGAGCGGGCGTTCGGCAAGAAGAAGATCCTCGAGCTGTACATCAACCACATCTACATGGGCGAGGGGGCGTACGGGGTGGAGGCGGCCGCGCGCACCTACTTCGGCAAGCCCGCCGCGCAGCTCACCCTGGCCGAGGCCGCCACCATCGGCGGGCTGGGGCAGCTCCCCTCGCGGCGCAACCCGCGCGAGGACAAGGACGCGGCGCGCACCCGGCGCAACACCGTGCTGCGCGCCATGGCCGACGCCGGCTACGTCTCCCGCGCGGACGCCGAGGCGGCGATGAAGGAGCCGATGCGGGTGTCGCGCCCCGGCAAGGACACGCGGCAGCGAGGCTCGTACTACGTGGAGCGGGTGCGGCGTGAGCTGGAGGACCGGGTGGGCGAGCGCTTCTACACGGCGGGCCTGCGCGTCTACACCGCCTACGACCCCGTCGCCCAGGCCGCCGCGGAGAGCGAGGTGGCGCGCCAGGCCGCGGCCATCGAGTCGGGCGCCTTCGGCAGCTTCAACCATCCCAAGTACACGCGCGGCAAGGAGAGCACCGACGCCTCCGGCACCCCGTACCTGCAGGGCGCGGCGGTGGTGATGGACGCGCGCAACGGCGAGGTGCGGGCGCTGGTGGGCGGGCGCGACTACGAGGACTCCAATTACGACCGCATCTTTCAGGCGCTGCGCCAGCCCGGCTCGGCGTTCAAGCCGTTCGTGTACCTGGCCGCGATCGGGCAGGGAGTGCCCGCCACGCAGAAGTTCGACGACGCGCCGCTCCAGGTGCGGCTGTCGCGCGGCAGCACGTGGAGCCCGCGCAACTACACGGGCACCTTCGACGGCCCCATCACCGTGCGCGACGCG from Longimicrobium sp. includes these protein-coding regions:
- a CDS encoding Ig-like domain-containing protein, with the protein product MMPSLRRLLAAAVVAAAMFAPSQGDAQRVVRVPPLYPTSPPRVIGLGTVDTTGLQFRVSQGRVLGTAALPATQGERISALEAARVLARARPLAPDSAARDSFHFPAQTMPAPRAGATVVTGFPSRDTAGSVPVPRMGTGALTVTRRAPEGEVPLGAEVTIAFSQPMVPLSSVGNVEARAVPARLSPQAPGRWQWIDVRTLRFEPQGRLPMATEFTVEIPAGTTSATGGRLAEAVRWTFATPAPRATGGWPYGGATGLRPVIVARFDQNVNPAAVLASVVVQAGGARVPVRMATASEVEADADAQARVRGLEAGRWIAFRPVNPLPNNVEVTVTIAPGTPSAEGPRRTVDTQVWSFRTFGPFRFVRGNCGYGGLCRPGMPFVLEFSNPLADSLFDASLVRVEPAIEGMRIAPQGNSLMIMGRTRPNTRYTVRVDAGLRDRFGQRLAGPATASFQVGAPVAQLWSANNMVVLDPQGPRSVSVFARGHQRLRVRVLRVAPEDWLTFGQRGGRERGEPMRLPGREVSSRLVQPGGQPGDTREVAVDLTPALDGGLGQVVVAVEAVEGATAGERNQGVYLWVQATRIGLTAFGDMTDLTAWTSSLVDGRPLPGVEVRLHPAGAAATTGADGLATMGLPSGTERSLIVARSGGDVAILAPGMGNAGWVHLGRQPEQAHTAWYTFTDRNLYRPGETVRFKGWARRMSFGKDGALTLPGRGAVDYLVRDSRGNEIGKGTAQLTELGGFDASFVVPQGANLGHASIQVSLAGSPNDSHGFSFLMQEFRRPEYEVSVTADEGPHFVGGGAEVVARASYFSGGGLPGAPVEWRVTAAPGFFSPPGWDEWSFGPTRPWWWWMDGDDDGEEDETFSGVTDASGAHAIRLDFDRAVPPRPFQVTAYATVTDVNRQTWTSSASLLVHPSAVYLGMRTPRSWLEAGDTMELEMIAVGLDGKPVTGRTIDVRIRRNEWRFDDGRWREVEAGSEACSRVSGTTPVRCTFRVVGGDYRIEGVTTDAQGRRTFTTLRMWVAGPGVRFPGRGEENEARRVEMIPDRERYAVGDTARILLRLPFQPARGVVTIGRNGIVRTEPLATEGATHTLRIPITEADVPNVWVQVDVTGATSGGTEELPTARGVDMAAGTVMLRVPPLTRTLTVRAVPSDSTMLPDAEGSVEVEVRDAGGRPVAGAEVAVVVVDEAVLALSGYRIPDPLALFYPERAPGINTLHLRPLVRVVAPDFAPAPGTLVGRVVNVQTGEPVGGTRVSVQGSGLSAVADAQGRFRIRGVPQGTLTLITMQEGYDGASQTVRVGTDATAPLVLYLVSEQVRREEAMADRAGNGVVYERLTATGAAASAPMPVSAPPPPPPPPPVEAPMLQGRATGIMLRGLSPGKPTTIAVRTNFDPLAVWMAAVRTDAQGRVRVPFKIPSNLTRYRVTAVAVEGATRFGLGESAITARQPLMVRPSPPRFLNFGDRFELPVVLQNTTGAPMVVQVAARAVGVSFTDPGRRVTIPARDRVEVRLAAEAVQAGQARFQVVAAGADGATDAAEFSLPVYTPATAEAFATYGNLAQGAATLPLDVPMDVIPSFGGLEVTTSSTALSELTDAFLYLVSYRYEGTEQIASRMIAVAALRDVLGAVNAEGLPSADSLRASVASDVRLLAARQNGDGGFAWWQRGRESAPYASIHAAHALQRVREAGYDVPAEVFNRARSYLRAIPGNLPRAYPADARRALHAYALYTRRRMGDDVSGDVRRLVTEAGGVNQLQLETAGWLLSATAGERGPAAVRDSLLTLVNNRATETATTATFATRYTEGEYLLLHSSRRTDAVVLEGLLAADPRNELVAKTVRGLLGNRVRGRWSNTQENAWVLLAVQRYFREYEAQTPDFVARVWLGDRLAGSAPFRGRSATRAQTEIPMRVLQQLRPPSLTVGMEGTGRLYYRAGLRYAPQDLVLTPMQRGFAVERTYEAVDSAGDVSRGEDGIWRVRAGARIRVTVTMTAPSRRLHVALVDPLPAGWEPVNNELLGAQPQGRGDEGPVRPMGPVERALMTGRGYWGGSWWEHQNLRDDRAEAFTSLLPAGVYTYTYVARATTPGLFIVPPPRAEEMYSPETFGRGGTDRVIVR
- a CDS encoding DUF4112 domain-containing protein, translating into MQNDAQSSAGRLKRLDGLAYLLDNSIPIPGTGARVGIDALIGLVPGIGDVAGTAMSAYIVMQAARMGAPASVVARMVLNVGVETVVGTIPFLGDLFDAGWKANARNIKLLRAVVDQPGVARRSSRAVVFGTGLALLLILVAIGVVAFAVVRAMWYWLTGPGGPGLV